A genome region from Haloarcula ordinaria includes the following:
- a CDS encoding creatininase family protein yields MTEDTNSAFERTNDFEAMTRYEIEDHLEENGLVIIPTGSVEQHGGHLPVGTDAYAVREIAERVATQLDGLLVPFGSLGVTPFHADMAGAIHLKSETFMALFRDVCESLIQHGADKVVVVNWHEGNTSSIETAAGRLQEEFPDVRFVISQASYAAQELYEDYHDLTHGGPLEVLPVLARRPDTVHLERATDAADEEHASQMDDLRRNRRAYPIIPDVRIMYESGWYGDLEGADDAELAAEFVERVAAACADDISEALGILEDVDYRVGGDASSASEVE; encoded by the coding sequence ATGACCGAAGACACCAACTCAGCGTTCGAGCGGACGAACGATTTCGAAGCGATGACCCGGTACGAGATCGAGGACCACCTCGAGGAGAACGGACTGGTTATCATCCCCACCGGAAGCGTCGAACAGCACGGCGGGCACCTCCCGGTCGGAACGGACGCCTACGCGGTCCGAGAGATCGCGGAACGCGTCGCGACCCAGCTGGACGGCCTCCTCGTTCCGTTCGGTTCGCTGGGCGTCACCCCGTTCCATGCCGATATGGCGGGGGCGATCCATCTCAAGTCCGAGACGTTCATGGCGCTGTTCCGTGACGTCTGTGAGAGTCTCATCCAGCACGGCGCCGACAAGGTGGTCGTCGTGAACTGGCACGAGGGGAACACGTCGTCCATCGAGACCGCCGCTGGCCGGCTCCAGGAGGAGTTCCCGGACGTCCGATTCGTCATCTCACAGGCCTCCTATGCCGCACAGGAGCTGTACGAGGACTACCACGACCTGACTCACGGCGGCCCGCTGGAAGTGCTACCAGTACTCGCACGGCGGCCCGACACCGTCCACTTGGAACGGGCGACCGATGCCGCGGATGAAGAGCACGCCTCACAGATGGACGACCTCCGCCGCAACCGACGCGCCTATCCCATCATCCCGGACGTCCGCATCATGTACGAGTCCGGCTGGTACGGCGACCTGGAGGGTGCCGACGACGCGGAACTGGCCGCAGAGTTCGTCGAGCGGGTGGCAGCCGCGTGTGCCGACGATATCTCAGAGGCGCTGGGGATTCTCGAAGACGTCGATTACCGTGTCGGCGGCGACGCGTCCTCGGCTTCGGAAGTGGAATAG
- the lpdA gene encoding dihydrolipoyl dehydrogenase — translation MELQDIPTETDVLVIGGGPGGYVAAIRAAQRGLDVTLVERDAVGGTCLNYGCIPSKALITATGIARDAGDAETMGVRADPEIDVEQMVSWKDGVVDRLTGGVEALCETNGVTVVDGLANFVDTHEVSIRGPDGDETKLTFSDCIIATGSRPIEIPGFDFDDFPVLGSRDALSLSSIPESIVICGAGYIGLELAGVFADLGTEVTIVEMLDEALPGYPSDLTDPVTDSLEERGVTFQFGEAATEWWPTKDRMQVETETAEGETSRYLTDRVLVAVGREPVTDTLGLDAIGLEPEENGFLETDDQCRTEADHIYAVGDVAGEPMLAHKASAEGITAAEVIAGEDVTYDPRMVPAVVFTDPEIATAGLTADEAAEAGYETTVGKFPLQSSGRALTTNQAEGFVELVADDASGQILGGRMVGPEASEVIAEIGLAVEQGLTLTDVASTIHSHPTLSESVMEAAEHALGQAVHTSNR, via the coding sequence ATGGAGCTTCAGGACATCCCGACAGAGACAGACGTGCTAGTCATCGGAGGCGGCCCGGGCGGATACGTCGCGGCGATTCGGGCAGCCCAGCGTGGACTCGACGTGACGCTAGTCGAACGGGACGCTGTAGGTGGGACGTGTCTCAACTACGGCTGTATCCCGTCGAAGGCATTGATCACCGCGACGGGCATCGCCCGTGACGCGGGCGACGCCGAGACGATGGGTGTCCGGGCGGACCCCGAGATCGACGTCGAACAGATGGTGTCCTGGAAGGACGGTGTCGTCGACCGACTGACCGGCGGGGTCGAGGCACTGTGTGAGACGAACGGTGTGACGGTCGTCGATGGGCTCGCCAACTTCGTCGATACCCACGAAGTCTCGATCAGAGGGCCGGACGGGGACGAAACGAAGCTGACGTTCAGCGACTGTATTATTGCCACGGGGTCGCGGCCGATCGAGATTCCGGGGTTCGACTTCGACGATTTCCCGGTCCTCGGGTCCCGAGACGCGTTATCACTCTCGTCGATCCCCGAGTCGATCGTCATCTGTGGCGCGGGCTACATCGGCCTCGAACTCGCCGGGGTCTTCGCAGACCTCGGTACCGAAGTGACGATCGTCGAGATGCTCGACGAAGCGCTGCCGGGGTATCCGAGTGACCTCACCGACCCAGTGACCGACTCGCTCGAAGAGCGTGGCGTCACCTTCCAGTTCGGCGAGGCCGCGACCGAGTGGTGGCCAACGAAGGACCGCATGCAGGTCGAGACGGAGACGGCCGAGGGCGAGACGTCGCGATACCTGACAGACCGGGTACTCGTCGCGGTCGGCCGCGAGCCGGTCACCGACACCCTCGGACTGGACGCCATCGGTCTGGAGCCCGAAGAGAACGGGTTCCTGGAGACCGACGACCAGTGTCGTACCGAGGCAGACCACATCTATGCGGTCGGTGACGTCGCCGGCGAACCGATGCTCGCACACAAAGCCAGTGCCGAGGGAATCACGGCGGCGGAAGTCATCGCCGGCGAGGACGTGACCTACGACCCGCGGATGGTCCCGGCAGTCGTCTTCACCGACCCGGAGATTGCCACGGCGGGGCTCACGGCCGACGAGGCGGCGGAAGCGGGGTACGAGACGACCGTGGGCAAGTTCCCGCTCCAGTCGTCCGGTCGCGCGTTGACGACGAACCAGGCCGAGGGGTTCGTCGAACTGGTCGCCGACGATGCGTCCGGACAGATACTCGGCGGCCGGATGGTCGGTCCTGAGGCTTCGGAGGTTATCGCGGAGATCGGACTGGCCGTCGAGCAAGGGCTGACGCTTACCGACGTAGCCTCGACAATCCACTCACACCCCACGCTTTCTGAGTCTGTCATGGAGGCCGCCGAGCACGCGCTCGGGCAGGCCGTCCACACCTCGAACCGCTGA
- a CDS encoding 2-oxo acid dehydrogenase subunit E2, producing MGYIVRMPQLGMTMEEGVVVEWPVGDDEEFAEGDVIAIVESEKTTNDVEAREDGCILERFVDLDEAVGPGDPIAYVGEPGESVPDDLEVESDEGDGSEAAEDEGAEETTADDETAASATTSEATTAAAGSVEDAKISPRARSYARENDIDEARLAGLTGSGPDGAVIEADVVAAADSLTGGTAASQTAIPQQGALSGDVTSVSGRDIYEERGGAGLRRTIAQRMTESAKSPQVTLNRRVPVDSLLDIKEQLAEDRDLDLSVTDFVLAAVTEALGEHPELNGIYEDGVHKLARNVNVGIAIDIEDGLVTPVIKGAGRRTMTELREERQRLVSLAQSGEYTMDDLSDGTFTVTNLGHFGVESFDPILNPPQVGILGVCDISSRYDPETEETVREIGLSLTFDHRAVDGADGARFLDSLADALGHPLRLVSFGRQPQPTSDGPFLETDAGPEGDRTATAESTGGMQATVRSRHFEWRADEPEEAGGEDTAPSPVEQFVGSLSSCLTLMIGHMADRRGVDIEEVNVTSQASPPEGRIERIETDIDVVSAESAEDVERVVQMAERACYVNQVIDDDIDRDIETTIRSP from the coding sequence ATGGGTTACATAGTTCGGATGCCACAGTTGGGCATGACCATGGAGGAAGGTGTCGTGGTCGAGTGGCCAGTCGGCGACGACGAGGAGTTCGCGGAGGGAGACGTCATCGCGATCGTCGAATCCGAGAAGACGACCAACGACGTCGAGGCCAGAGAGGACGGCTGTATCCTCGAGCGGTTCGTCGACCTCGACGAAGCGGTCGGCCCCGGCGACCCCATCGCGTACGTCGGTGAGCCGGGCGAGAGCGTCCCCGACGACCTCGAGGTCGAAAGCGACGAGGGCGACGGCAGCGAGGCAGCCGAAGACGAAGGGGCTGAAGAGACAACAGCCGACGACGAGACAGCAGCGTCGGCCACCACGTCGGAGGCGACGACTGCAGCTGCTGGGTCCGTCGAAGACGCAAAAATTTCGCCGCGGGCACGTTCGTACGCACGCGAGAACGATATCGACGAAGCCCGTCTCGCCGGCCTCACGGGGTCCGGACCGGACGGGGCTGTCATCGAGGCAGACGTCGTCGCAGCGGCGGACAGTCTCACCGGCGGCACCGCCGCGTCACAGACGGCGATACCACAACAAGGCGCGCTATCCGGCGACGTCACGTCCGTATCGGGCCGCGACATCTACGAGGAGCGAGGCGGGGCGGGCCTTCGTCGGACCATCGCACAGCGGATGACCGAGTCCGCGAAGAGCCCACAGGTGACGCTGAACCGACGCGTCCCGGTCGATTCACTCCTCGACATCAAAGAGCAACTCGCCGAGGACCGGGACCTGGACCTCTCGGTGACCGACTTCGTCCTCGCGGCGGTCACCGAGGCGCTGGGCGAACATCCCGAACTCAACGGCATCTACGAGGACGGCGTCCACAAACTCGCCAGGAACGTGAACGTCGGCATCGCAATCGACATCGAGGACGGGCTGGTGACGCCGGTCATCAAGGGCGCAGGCCGCCGAACGATGACGGAACTCCGAGAGGAGCGACAGCGCCTCGTCTCGCTCGCTCAGTCGGGCGAGTACACGATGGACGACCTCTCTGACGGGACGTTCACCGTCACGAACCTCGGCCACTTCGGCGTCGAATCCTTCGACCCGATTCTGAACCCGCCACAGGTCGGTATCCTGGGTGTCTGTGACATCAGCTCGCGGTACGACCCGGAGACGGAGGAGACCGTGCGGGAGATCGGCCTCTCGCTGACCTTCGACCACCGAGCGGTCGACGGGGCGGACGGCGCCCGGTTCCTGGATTCGCTGGCCGACGCGCTGGGCCATCCGCTCCGACTGGTCTCCTTCGGTCGACAGCCACAGCCCACCTCCGACGGGCCGTTCCTCGAGACAGATGCGGGCCCCGAGGGCGACCGGACCGCGACGGCGGAGTCGACTGGTGGGATGCAGGCGACCGTCCGTTCGCGACACTTCGAGTGGCGCGCGGACGAGCCCGAGGAGGCTGGCGGTGAGGACACCGCACCCTCGCCGGTCGAGCAGTTCGTCGGGAGCCTCTCCTCGTGTCTGACACTGATGATCGGCCACATGGCCGACCGACGTGGTGTGGACATCGAGGAAGTCAACGTGACCTCTCAGGCGTCTCCGCCGGAGGGACGCATCGAACGAATCGAGACCGATATCGACGTCGTCTCGGCCGAGAGCGCCGAGGACGTCGAGCGGGTCGTCCAGATGGCAGAACGCGCCTGCTACGTCAACCAGGTAATCGACGACGATATCGACAGGGATATCGAGACGACTATCAGATCTCCCTGA
- a CDS encoding aldo/keto reductase: MPTEQLPPVGLGTMRYETSDDCVQSVQTALEMGYRHIDTAQKYENEAEVGQGIAESDVPRSDVFLATKVAEPNLAHDDVLDSVEESLDKLAVDQVDMLYVHWPAPKYDAEETLSAFNELLGQDAMRHVGLANFSPDLLDEAREILDVEPLAVQVEMHPLCQQPELHEYVQEHDMYLVAYCPLMRGEIFDVPELSEIADDAGISPSELSLAWLCSKDHVIPIPKATGEAHLRENFAASEIEVDQATLERVDAIDRTRRVVDPPTKAPWNW, encoded by the coding sequence ATGCCGACGGAACAACTACCACCGGTCGGTCTCGGGACGATGCGCTACGAGACTTCGGACGACTGCGTTCAGAGCGTCCAGACCGCACTCGAGATGGGGTACCGACATATCGACACGGCACAGAAATACGAGAACGAAGCGGAGGTCGGACAGGGCATCGCGGAGTCTGACGTCCCGCGCTCCGACGTCTTCCTGGCGACGAAAGTCGCCGAACCCAATCTCGCACACGATGACGTCCTCGACAGCGTCGAGGAGAGCCTCGACAAACTCGCGGTCGACCAGGTGGACATGCTGTACGTCCACTGGCCAGCCCCGAAGTACGACGCCGAGGAGACGTTGTCGGCGTTCAACGAACTACTCGGCCAGGACGCCATGCGACACGTCGGGCTGGCCAACTTCTCGCCCGACCTGCTCGACGAGGCCCGCGAGATCCTCGATGTTGAGCCACTCGCGGTCCAGGTGGAGATGCATCCGCTCTGCCAGCAGCCCGAACTCCACGAGTACGTCCAGGAACACGACATGTACCTCGTGGCGTACTGTCCGCTGATGCGTGGCGAAATCTTCGACGTCCCGGAGCTGTCGGAGATCGCAGACGACGCGGGCATAAGCCCCTCGGAGCTGTCGCTGGCGTGGCTCTGTAGCAAGGACCACGTGATTCCGATTCCGAAGGCGACCGGCGAAGCGCATCTCCGTGAGAACTTCGCGGCGTCGGAGATCGAGGTCGACCAGGCCACCCTCGAACGGGTCGACGCCATCGACCGCACTCGTCGCGTGGTCGACCCGCCCACGAAGGCACCCTGGAACTGGTAA
- a CDS encoding M24 family metallopeptidase translates to MTRDTDDRQQGTDFEDARHRLDDSEAFGDMRNTPYYEDAVYPSFSDDEYERRYRITREKMADRGLDALVVPGGPYHWSHGGAMLWLTGHWNWHSMVEYVVVPLEGDPALVYSFGGTHAEAVRQAVYPEDVRPSQSGAFGDVVCDILADRDCADGQVGIAKADWKFDDYPPVNHVETIRDTLTDGSVDLVTDFFHELMYRKSDEEVEYHRKAGELCVDALYAIRDRAEPGVTEKELEAAAASAALEGGGQIDFLIIGSTPMDDPAQVFGNPRPSQRELAAGDIILNELAIGYEGYTAQIGAPICVGEPTDQVREMFDEITLPGYKRMAAELEPGNDLEAIKEAGEFFRDNGYQSRPTHLHGIDLVSNSPHVGPDHIRAYDYEQSLQPGAVVMLEPNPITDDGLLGQFYGHTYVITDDGAERLTDCPHELLVAEW, encoded by the coding sequence ATGACACGCGACACCGACGACAGACAACAAGGCACCGACTTCGAGGACGCGCGACACCGCCTGGACGACAGCGAGGCGTTCGGGGACATGCGAAACACGCCGTACTACGAGGACGCGGTCTATCCGTCGTTCTCCGACGACGAGTATGAGCGACGTTACCGCATCACGCGCGAGAAGATGGCCGACCGCGGCCTCGACGCGTTGGTAGTTCCCGGCGGTCCGTACCACTGGAGCCACGGCGGCGCGATGCTGTGGCTCACCGGCCACTGGAACTGGCACTCGATGGTCGAGTACGTGGTCGTCCCGCTAGAGGGCGACCCGGCGCTCGTCTACTCGTTCGGCGGCACCCACGCCGAGGCCGTCCGGCAGGCAGTCTACCCGGAGGACGTCCGCCCGTCCCAAAGCGGGGCGTTCGGCGACGTAGTCTGTGACATCCTCGCGGACCGCGACTGTGCCGACGGACAGGTCGGCATCGCGAAGGCCGACTGGAAGTTCGACGACTACCCCCCGGTGAACCACGTCGAGACGATTCGCGATACGTTGACCGACGGGTCGGTCGACCTCGTGACGGACTTCTTCCACGAGCTCATGTACCGGAAGAGCGACGAGGAAGTCGAGTACCACCGCAAGGCCGGCGAACTGTGCGTCGACGCGCTGTACGCCATCCGCGACCGGGCCGAACCCGGCGTGACGGAGAAAGAACTCGAAGCCGCCGCCGCATCTGCAGCGCTGGAGGGCGGCGGGCAGATTGACTTCCTCATCATCGGGTCGACCCCGATGGACGACCCGGCACAGGTGTTCGGGAACCCACGACCGTCCCAGCGTGAACTGGCGGCTGGCGACATCATCCTGAACGAACTCGCCATCGGATACGAGGGATACACCGCACAGATCGGCGCGCCCATCTGCGTCGGCGAGCCGACCGACCAGGTCAGGGAGATGTTCGACGAGATTACGCTGCCGGGATACAAGCGGATGGCCGCCGAGCTCGAACCCGGGAACGACCTCGAAGCCATCAAAGAGGCCGGGGAGTTCTTCCGGGACAACGGTTACCAGTCCCGGCCGACCCACCTCCACGGCATCGACCTCGTGAGCAACTCCCCGCACGTCGGGCCCGACCACATCCGCGCCTACGACTACGAGCAATCGCTCCAGCCCGGTGCGGTGGTGATGCTGGAACCGAACCCGATCACCGACGACGGGCTCCTCGGCCAGTTCTACGGGCACACGTACGTCATCACGGACGACGGAGCGGAGCGCCTGACGGACTGCCCGCACGAACTACTGGTCGCCGAGTGGTAG